The Streptomyces sp. NBC_01689 genome includes a window with the following:
- a CDS encoding bifunctional riboflavin kinase/FAD synthetase: protein MQRWRGLEDIPQDWGRSVVTIGSYDGVHRGHQLIIRHAVDRARELGVPSVVVTFDPHPSEVVRPGSHPPLLAPHHRRAELMAELGVDALLILPFTTEFSKLSPADFVVKVLVDKLHAKAVVEGPNFRFGHKAAGNVDFLREQGETYDFEVEVVELYVSGAAGGGEPFSSTMTRRLVAEGDVEGAREILGRPHRVEGIVVRGAQRGRELGFPTANVETLPHTAIPADGVYAGWLHVGGEAMPAAISVGTNPQFDGTERTVEAYAIDRVGLDLYGLHVAVDFLAFVRGQARFDSIEALLEAIADDVKRSRELIEAHGAP, encoded by the coding sequence GTGCAGCGCTGGCGTGGCTTGGAGGACATCCCCCAGGACTGGGGGCGCAGCGTCGTCACCATCGGTTCCTACGACGGGGTGCACCGCGGACACCAGCTGATCATCAGGCATGCGGTGGACCGGGCCCGGGAGCTGGGTGTTCCCTCCGTCGTCGTCACCTTCGACCCGCATCCGAGCGAGGTCGTCCGACCGGGCAGCCACCCGCCGCTGCTCGCCCCGCACCACCGTCGTGCCGAACTGATGGCCGAGCTGGGCGTGGACGCGCTGCTGATCCTCCCCTTCACCACCGAGTTCTCGAAGCTGTCGCCCGCCGACTTCGTGGTGAAGGTGCTGGTCGACAAGTTGCACGCGAAGGCCGTGGTGGAGGGCCCGAACTTCCGTTTCGGCCACAAGGCCGCGGGCAACGTCGACTTCCTGCGTGAGCAGGGCGAGACGTACGACTTCGAGGTCGAGGTGGTGGAGCTGTACGTGAGCGGGGCGGCCGGCGGTGGTGAGCCGTTCTCCTCGACCATGACCCGGCGGCTGGTCGCCGAGGGCGACGTGGAGGGCGCGCGGGAGATCCTGGGCCGTCCCCACCGCGTCGAGGGCATCGTGGTCCGCGGTGCCCAGCGCGGCCGCGAGCTCGGCTTCCCGACGGCCAACGTCGAGACGCTGCCGCACACCGCCATCCCCGCCGACGGCGTCTACGCCGGCTGGCTGCACGTGGGCGGCGAGGCGATGCCGGCGGCGATCTCCGTCGGTACGAACCCGCAGTTCGACGGGACCGAGCGGACGGTGGAGGCGTACGCCATCGACCGCGTCGGCCTCGACCTGTACGGCCTGCACGTCGCCGTCGACTTCCTCGCCTTCGTCCGCGGCCAGGCCCGGTTCGACTCGATCGAGGCGCTGCTGGAGGCCATCGCCGACGATGTGAAGCGGTCCCGGGAACTGATCGAGGCGCACGGGGCGCCGTAG
- the rbfA gene encoding 30S ribosome-binding factor RbfA, which yields MADNARAKRLADLIREVVAQKLQRGIKDPRLGTHVTITDTRVTGDLREATVFYTVYGDDEERAAAAAGLESAKGVLRSAVGAAAGVKFTPTLTFVADALPDTAKTIEDLLDKARASDAKVREVSAGAAFAGDADPYRKPGDEDEDDAAE from the coding sequence GTGGCCGACAACGCGCGTGCCAAGAGGCTGGCGGACCTCATCCGAGAGGTCGTGGCCCAGAAGCTGCAGCGCGGGATCAAGGACCCGCGGCTCGGCACCCACGTCACCATCACGGACACCCGGGTCACCGGGGACCTCCGGGAGGCGACCGTCTTCTACACGGTGTACGGGGACGACGAGGAGCGCGCGGCCGCGGCCGCGGGCCTGGAGAGCGCCAAGGGCGTGCTCCGCTCCGCGGTCGGCGCGGCGGCGGGCGTGAAGTTCACCCCGACCCTGACCTTCGTCGCGGACGCCCTGCCGGACACCGCCAAGACCATCGAGGACCTGCTCGACAAGGCACGGGCCTCCGACGCCAAGGTGCGTGAGGTCTCGGCGGGAGCCGCCTTCGCCGGTGACGCGGACCCGTACCGGAAGCCGGGCGACGAGGACGAGGACGACGCCGCCGAATGA
- the truB gene encoding tRNA pseudouridine(55) synthase TruB: MTQKLRTPDGLVIVDKPSGFTSHDVVAKMRGIAKTRRVGHAGTLDPMATGVLVLGVEKATKLLGHLALTEKEYLGTIRLGQNTLTDDAEGDLTSSTDASRVTREAVDAGIAKLTGAIMQVPSKVSAIKIDGVRSYKRAREGEDFEIPARPVTISSFTVYDVRDAVAEDGTPVLDLVVSVVCSSGTYIRALARDLGADLGVGGHLTALRRTRVGPYKLDCARTLDQLQEELTVMPIAEAATAAFPRWDVDDRRARLLLNGVRLEIPEEYAGAGAVAVFDPAGQFLALVEEQKGKAKSLAVFG, from the coding sequence ATGACCCAGAAGCTCCGGACGCCCGACGGGCTTGTCATCGTGGACAAGCCGTCGGGCTTCACTTCGCACGACGTGGTCGCCAAGATGCGGGGCATCGCGAAGACCCGCCGCGTCGGCCACGCCGGCACCCTCGACCCCATGGCGACGGGCGTGCTCGTCCTCGGTGTCGAGAAGGCGACCAAGCTCCTCGGTCACCTCGCGCTCACCGAGAAGGAGTACCTCGGCACGATCCGGCTCGGCCAGAACACGCTGACGGACGACGCCGAGGGCGACCTCACCTCGTCCACCGACGCGTCCCGGGTGACCCGGGAGGCCGTGGACGCCGGGATCGCCAAGCTCACGGGCGCCATCATGCAGGTGCCGTCCAAGGTCAGCGCCATCAAGATCGACGGCGTGCGGTCCTACAAGCGGGCCCGCGAGGGCGAGGACTTCGAGATCCCGGCCCGTCCGGTGACGATCTCCTCGTTCACCGTGTACGACGTCCGGGACGCCGTGGCCGAGGACGGCACGCCCGTCCTGGACCTGGTCGTCTCCGTGGTCTGCTCGTCCGGGACGTACATCCGGGCGCTCGCCCGCGACCTGGGCGCGGACCTGGGCGTGGGCGGCCATCTCACGGCCCTGCGCCGCACCCGTGTCGGCCCGTACAAGCTGGACTGCGCGCGCACCCTCGACCAGCTCCAGGAGGAGCTGACCGTGATGCCGATCGCGGAGGCCGCCACGGCCGCGTTCCCGCGCTGGGACGTGGACGACCGGCGGGCGCGGCTGCTGCTCAACGGCGTGCGCCTGGAGATCCCGGAGGAGTACGCGGGGGCGGGCGCCGTGGCCGTCTTCGACCCGGCCGGGCAGTTCCTCGCGCTGGTGGAGGAGCAGAAGGGCAAGGCCAAGAGCCTCGCCGTGTTCGGCTGA
- a CDS encoding ABC transporter ATP-binding protein: MTNPPAPSSPAPAAAQGTAPAPPLLSAEGLHVSFPGRHGAARARAVDGVDLDIRRGEIVALVGESGCGKTTLARSLLGLVPPTGGRVTFDGRPLDYSSRALKAYRKRVQLVLQDPSGSLNPRHTVYDAVAEGLRIHGYGGDERAAVAEALSRAGLRPPERFFLRYPHELSGGQRQRVVIAGALVLEPELIVADEPVASLDASVRGEILALLLRLRAELGLSALVVTHDLGLAWNIADRVAVMYLGRIVETGEVAEVLTAPRHPYTQALLSVLPEAPGAPVVLTGEPPDPSRIPSGCRFHARCQILAGGEAERAGVADACRGRDLPVLGGGAEAQVACHWAEARAGT, encoded by the coding sequence ATGACGAACCCGCCCGCGCCGTCGTCCCCCGCCCCGGCCGCGGCACAGGGGACCGCGCCCGCGCCGCCGCTGCTCAGCGCCGAGGGGCTGCACGTCTCGTTCCCCGGACGGCACGGCGCCGCTCGTGCCCGGGCCGTCGACGGCGTCGACCTCGACATCCGCCGCGGCGAGATCGTCGCGCTGGTCGGCGAGTCCGGCTGCGGCAAGACGACGCTCGCCCGTTCCCTGCTCGGTCTCGTCCCGCCCACCGGTGGTCGCGTCACCTTCGACGGCCGACCGCTCGACTACTCCTCGCGGGCCCTGAAGGCCTACCGCAAGCGGGTCCAACTGGTGCTCCAGGATCCGAGCGGCTCGCTCAACCCGCGGCACACCGTGTACGACGCGGTGGCCGAGGGGCTGCGCATCCACGGGTACGGGGGCGACGAACGGGCGGCCGTCGCGGAGGCGCTGTCACGGGCCGGTCTGCGTCCTCCGGAGCGTTTCTTCCTGCGCTACCCGCACGAACTGTCCGGGGGCCAGCGTCAGCGCGTCGTGATCGCGGGCGCGCTGGTCCTGGAGCCCGAACTCATCGTCGCCGACGAGCCGGTGGCCTCCCTCGACGCGTCGGTACGGGGCGAGATCCTCGCGCTGCTGCTGCGGCTGCGCGCCGAACTCGGCCTGTCCGCTCTGGTGGTCACGCACGACCTCGGGCTGGCGTGGAACATCGCCGACCGGGTCGCGGTGATGTACCTGGGCCGGATCGTCGAGACCGGGGAGGTGGCCGAGGTCCTGACGGCACCCCGGCACCCGTACACCCAGGCCCTGTTGTCCGTCCTCCCGGAGGCCCCGGGCGCCCCGGTCGTCCTCACCGGCGAACCCCCGGACCCCTCCCGCATCCCCTCGGGCTGCCGCTTCCATGCGCGCTGCCAGATCCTGGCGGGCGGGGAGGCCGAACGCGCGGGAGTCGCGGACGCCTGCCGCGGCCGGGACCTGCCGGTACTGGGCGGCGGCGCGGAGGCACAGGTGGCATGCCACTGGGCGGAGGCGCGGGCCGGTACGTGA
- a CDS encoding ABC transporter ATP-binding protein, whose protein sequence is MNTSARQPLLEVRNLEVTYAGGAAAVRGVNLSLDAGQKLGVAGESGCGKSTLALAMLRLLPAGTRTSGEILLDGEDVLSMKWGRVRAVRWAGASIVFQGAMHSLNPVHRIGDQIAEPILLHRKATPAGARQKTGELLEQVGLPAARADAYPHELSGGQRQRVMIAMALACDPRLVIADEPTTALDVMIQAQILRLIEQLVSEQELGLLMISHDLAVLADTCDRLAVMYAGRVVEEGPARQVYDHARHPYGKALSAAFPRIGDSASRFAPRGLPGDPPDPSALPSGCTFHPRCPVALDVCAEQDQELRGAGTGRWAACVHMDTDTAAGAAESVRSTS, encoded by the coding sequence ATGAACACATCCGCCCGGCAGCCCCTGCTGGAGGTCAGGAACCTCGAGGTGACGTACGCGGGCGGGGCGGCCGCCGTGCGCGGGGTGAACCTCTCCCTCGACGCGGGGCAGAAGCTCGGTGTCGCGGGCGAGTCGGGCTGCGGCAAGTCCACGCTGGCCCTCGCGATGCTGAGGCTGCTGCCCGCGGGCACCCGCACGAGCGGGGAGATCCTGCTCGACGGCGAGGACGTGCTGTCGATGAAATGGGGCCGGGTGCGGGCGGTCCGCTGGGCGGGCGCCTCCATCGTCTTCCAGGGAGCGATGCACTCGCTGAACCCGGTCCACCGCATCGGCGACCAGATCGCCGAGCCGATCCTGCTCCACCGGAAGGCGACCCCGGCGGGGGCCCGGCAGAAGACCGGCGAACTCCTGGAACAGGTCGGGCTGCCCGCCGCCCGCGCGGACGCCTACCCGCACGAGCTCTCCGGCGGACAGCGCCAGCGCGTGATGATCGCCATGGCACTGGCCTGCGACCCCCGGCTCGTCATCGCCGACGAACCGACCACGGCGCTCGACGTGATGATCCAGGCACAGATCCTCCGCCTGATCGAACAGCTCGTGAGCGAACAGGAGCTGGGCCTTCTCATGATCAGCCACGACCTCGCGGTCCTGGCCGACACCTGCGACCGGCTCGCGGTGATGTACGCGGGCCGGGTCGTCGAGGAGGGGCCCGCCCGGCAGGTGTACGACCACGCGCGGCATCCCTACGGCAAGGCGCTGTCCGCGGCCTTCCCGCGCATCGGGGACAGCGCCTCGCGGTTCGCGCCGCGCGGACTGCCCGGCGACCCCCCGGACCCGTCCGCGCTGCCCTCCGGCTGCACGTTCCACCCCCGGTGCCCGGTGGCGCTGGACGTGTGCGCCGAACAGGACCAGGAGCTGCGGGGCGCTGGTACGGGACGGTGGGCGGCCTGCGTGCACATGGACACGGACACGGCCGCGGGAGCGGCAGAGTCAGTCAGGAGCACGTCATGA
- a CDS encoding DUF503 domain-containing protein: MYVGTLSFDLLLGDVHSLKEKRSLVRPIVAELRRKYAVSVAETDNQDLHRRAGIGLAVVSGDTEHLTDVLDRCERFVAARPEVELLSVRRRLHTDED; this comes from the coding sequence ATGTATGTGGGGACGCTGTCCTTCGATCTGCTTCTCGGCGATGTCCACTCGCTCAAGGAGAAGCGCTCTCTCGTCCGCCCGATCGTCGCCGAACTCCGGCGGAAGTACGCGGTCAGCGTGGCGGAGACGGACAACCAGGACCTTCACCGCCGGGCCGGGATCGGGCTCGCGGTGGTCTCCGGAGACACCGAGCACCTCACCGACGTACTGGACCGGTGCGAACGGTTCGTCGCCGCACGGCCGGAGGTGGAGCTGCTGTCGGTACGGCGCAGGCTCCACACAGACGAAGACTGA
- a CDS encoding trypsin-like peptidase domain-containing protein produces MPGRGPRTGDECPPVADDHAADAGVVHIRDLAGRPRGTGFVADHHGTVITSHEAVDGLARLVLSAPGDRGCVVEADAVTPLPAAGLALVRTEGLDLEPLPVTVRDRVGTGAYVRIAAGGWREARVLGTTAVTYTATDRLHPLGEALELAIGTAGADALRLGGGAAGGPVLDLSTGAVIGVVGTALHGERPAARFAVPLRTPGVRGPLATLLDRNAATVPAYGVDLNPAGVLELTATSVGSDGPGAVPPSGAGEESPTVVERTAVVREFEAFVSGSAVVLGLVGAPGSGRTTELAALAARRTGGPAPAPTLWLRGADLLDTDTSVADAAARTLERAGRIVAASRAGAPGDSEVLPPGGYGGELGDIGPERLASLARDAGRPLLILLDGPEEMPPALAHRLSGWTAGTAAWLGETGARLVVACRPEYWEQAGAYVPAELLHRAAGAVPEPPLPPCVRLGDLTAEEAGRIGTRAGIPEGTLGAADARHPLTLRLLAEVRAALPDAPAVRLDRHEVLGAHLDLMCLRVAVRLAAANGLRGNAVRRLAARVSGRVHEAARRCLGPGQGQLDRESFEAVFPWGPAPGRRSDRTAGWASAVLTEGLLVPAGDGYRFAHEELADWIQGTHLDLDTALHALVHRSRETVPADGPRAQAQAPPGTESERVPAQRRPSPSGPGPATGRGTVAGPGASRRRRSRGSRSAVRTGAPLLPVPRHRVGPVVEALLLLARQQGVAALTPRLEALVHALDDLLPDDSVPLEDPAWWATRLIGDVVLRLPDTTPCTEVLTLLAEHIVRWRADGRAVPAEFGPAFWEALPLPGTERLGLLRSLVVADTAPCRTGPYDPARDSTSTATDDATAPDAPASPDGARRGTIPGAPGPRETAPCEVAPAGGRTPDGTRAPRYLDAVARLLAADPAGTAAHLVTWFDDDRPLPATPDATVATAAQALLYAHRRRALDDLAEALVDSAHHRADELLAALAEEEPSAVCRAVDRWAHDPRPARRVAAVAYGLRAAPHVRTEADRALLRYAALALLARPTDCTLHGGALGLLVRDPRSRAAYLPRALGRFAAGDPQLPATALVPALATHPAPVIAAFRDRLRQPGADPAEALRTLADVTTPALAHRVAALVREMVELRPEAAAHLAVYVDRRLTHGPAARTALFPLVTGVLIGCAGSVRAALATVLAAPGGRASHELRRELLDLLLAHERDPAVLGALLRAAAEDLARRGEEPTRELVHRTGRLMVRTPAGATGFDRGLVELARGVPGFAAAVARWLSDAPEEWAGVVGPSTRRMVGNLAGVRVPA; encoded by the coding sequence ATGCCGGGACGAGGCCCGCGGACCGGGGACGAGTGTCCCCCGGTCGCCGACGACCACGCGGCGGACGCGGGCGTGGTGCACATCCGCGACCTGGCCGGACGCCCGCGCGGCACCGGCTTCGTCGCCGATCACCACGGCACGGTGATCACCAGCCACGAGGCCGTGGACGGTCTGGCCCGCCTCGTGCTCAGCGCCCCGGGCGACCGCGGCTGCGTGGTGGAAGCCGACGCCGTCACCCCCCTGCCCGCCGCCGGTCTGGCGCTGGTCCGCACCGAGGGTCTCGACCTCGAACCGCTCCCCGTCACCGTGCGGGACAGGGTCGGGACCGGCGCGTACGTCCGGATCGCCGCGGGCGGCTGGCGCGAGGCGCGGGTCCTCGGCACCACCGCGGTGACCTACACGGCCACCGACCGTCTCCACCCGCTCGGCGAGGCGCTGGAACTCGCGATCGGCACGGCGGGCGCGGACGCGCTCCGGCTGGGCGGCGGAGCGGCCGGGGGCCCGGTGCTGGACCTGTCGACCGGGGCGGTGATCGGGGTCGTGGGCACCGCCCTGCACGGAGAGCGGCCGGCGGCCCGGTTCGCCGTACCCCTGCGCACCCCCGGCGTACGGGGACCGCTCGCCACGCTGCTGGACCGCAACGCCGCGACCGTGCCCGCGTACGGCGTCGATCTCAATCCGGCCGGGGTGCTGGAACTCACGGCGACCTCGGTCGGCTCGGACGGACCGGGCGCGGTGCCCCCGTCCGGCGCCGGCGAGGAATCGCCCACCGTCGTCGAACGGACCGCCGTGGTGCGGGAGTTCGAGGCCTTCGTGAGCGGATCGGCCGTCGTGCTCGGGCTGGTCGGCGCTCCCGGGAGCGGACGTACGACGGAACTCGCGGCCCTCGCCGCCCGCCGCACCGGCGGCCCCGCCCCGGCCCCCACGCTCTGGCTGCGGGGAGCCGACCTGCTCGACACGGACACCTCCGTCGCCGACGCGGCGGCACGGACCCTGGAGCGGGCGGGCCGGATCGTGGCGGCCTCGCGCGCGGGGGCGCCCGGAGACTCGGAGGTGCTGCCGCCCGGCGGGTACGGCGGTGAGCTGGGCGACATCGGCCCGGAGCGCCTCGCCTCGCTCGCGCGGGACGCCGGACGTCCGCTCCTGATCCTGCTCGACGGCCCCGAGGAGATGCCGCCGGCCCTCGCCCACCGGCTGTCCGGCTGGACCGCGGGGACCGCCGCGTGGCTGGGGGAGACCGGGGCGCGGCTCGTCGTCGCCTGCCGGCCCGAGTACTGGGAGCAGGCGGGCGCGTACGTCCCCGCGGAGCTCCTGCACCGGGCCGCCGGAGCCGTGCCGGAGCCGCCACTGCCGCCGTGCGTCCGGCTCGGTGATCTCACCGCGGAGGAGGCGGGCCGGATCGGGACGCGGGCCGGGATCCCGGAGGGCACGCTCGGGGCCGCCGACGCACGGCACCCGCTGACCCTGCGTCTGCTGGCCGAGGTGCGGGCCGCGCTGCCGGACGCCCCGGCCGTGCGGCTCGACCGGCACGAGGTCCTCGGCGCCCATCTGGACCTGATGTGCCTGCGCGTCGCGGTCCGGCTCGCGGCGGCCAACGGGCTGCGCGGCAACGCCGTGCGCCGCCTCGCCGCCCGGGTGTCCGGCCGGGTGCACGAGGCCGCGCGGCGCTGTCTGGGACCCGGGCAGGGCCAGCTGGACCGCGAGTCCTTCGAAGCCGTCTTCCCGTGGGGTCCCGCTCCGGGGCGGCGTTCCGACCGGACGGCCGGCTGGGCCTCCGCCGTCCTCACCGAAGGCCTCCTGGTCCCCGCGGGCGACGGGTACCGCTTCGCGCACGAGGAGCTCGCCGACTGGATCCAGGGCACCCACCTGGACCTGGACACGGCCCTGCACGCTTTGGTCCACCGGAGCCGTGAAACGGTCCCGGCCGACGGGCCCCGCGCGCAGGCGCAGGCCCCGCCCGGGACGGAGTCCGAGCGGGTACCCGCCCAGCGGAGGCCGTCGCCGTCCGGACCGGGACCGGCGACCGGGCGCGGGACGGTGGCCGGGCCGGGTGCTTCGCGCCGCCGCAGGTCCCGCGGCTCCCGGTCCGCCGTCCGCACCGGTGCGCCGCTGCTGCCCGTCCCCCGGCACCGCGTCGGACCGGTCGTCGAAGCCCTGCTCCTCCTGGCCCGTCAACAGGGCGTGGCGGCGTTGACCCCTCGACTCGAAGCACTGGTCCACGCCCTGGACGACCTGCTGCCGGACGATTCTGTCCCGCTGGAGGACCCCGCCTGGTGGGCCACGCGTCTCATCGGCGACGTCGTGCTGCGGCTGCCCGACACGACCCCGTGCACCGAGGTCCTCACGCTGCTCGCGGAGCACATCGTGCGCTGGCGGGCCGACGGCCGGGCTGTTCCGGCGGAGTTCGGGCCCGCCTTCTGGGAGGCGCTGCCGCTGCCGGGGACGGAGCGGTTGGGCCTGCTCAGGAGCCTGGTCGTCGCGGACACGGCGCCCTGCCGGACGGGCCCGTACGACCCGGCGCGGGACAGCACGTCCACTGCCACCGACGACGCGACGGCACCCGACGCCCCCGCGTCGCCCGACGGGGCGCGGCGCGGCACGATTCCGGGCGCGCCGGGTCCCCGCGAGACGGCGCCCTGTGAGGTCGCTCCGGCCGGCGGCCGGACCCCGGACGGCACCCGCGCCCCCCGCTACCTGGACGCCGTGGCCCGGCTCCTCGCCGCCGACCCCGCCGGTACGGCCGCCCACCTCGTCACCTGGTTCGACGACGACCGCCCGCTGCCCGCGACACCCGACGCGACCGTGGCCACCGCGGCGCAGGCACTGCTCTACGCACACCGGCGGCGCGCCCTTGACGATCTGGCCGAGGCCCTGGTGGACAGCGCGCACCACCGGGCCGACGAGCTGCTCGCCGCCCTCGCCGAGGAGGAACCGTCGGCGGTGTGCCGGGCCGTCGACCGGTGGGCCCACGACCCGCGCCCGGCCCGGCGGGTCGCGGCGGTGGCGTACGGCCTGCGCGCCGCACCGCACGTACGCACCGAGGCCGACCGCGCCCTGCTGCGCTACGCGGCACTCGCCCTGCTGGCCCGCCCCACCGACTGCACCCTGCACGGCGGAGCACTCGGCCTGCTCGTCCGGGACCCGCGGAGCCGGGCCGCGTATCTCCCGCGGGCGCTGGGGAGGTTCGCCGCGGGCGACCCCCAGCTGCCCGCCACCGCCCTGGTCCCCGCCCTCGCCACCCACCCCGCCCCGGTGATCGCCGCGTTCCGGGACCGGCTGCGGCAGCCCGGCGCGGACCCGGCCGAGGCGCTGCGCACACTCGCCGACGTGACCACCCCCGCGCTCGCCCACCGTGTCGCCGCGCTCGTCAGGGAGATGGTGGAGCTGCGCCCGGAAGCCGCCGCTCACCTGGCCGTCTACGTCGACCGTCGTCTCACGCACGGGCCCGCGGCCCGCACGGCACTCTTCCCGCTGGTCACAGGGGTACTGATCGGCTGCGCCGGCTCGGTGCGGGCCGCTCTCGCGACCGTACTGGCCGCCCCGGGCGGCCGCGCCTCCCACGAGCTGCGGCGTGAACTGCTGGATCTGCTGCTCGCGCACGAGCGCGACCCGGCCGTTCTCGGCGCCCTGCTGCGGGCCGCGGCGGAGGACCTGGCCCGCCGGGGTGAGGAACCCACCCGGGAGCTGGTGCACCGGACGGGCCGGCTGATGGTGCGCACCCCCGCCGGAGCCACCGGCTTCGACCGGGGCCTCGTCGAGCTGGCGCGCGGGGTGCCGGGATTCGCGGCCGCGGTGGCCCGCTGGCTCTCCGACGCCCCCGAGGAGTGGGCCGGTGTGGTCGGCCCGAGCACCCGCCGCATGGTCGGGAATCTGGCCGGGGTGCGGGTCCCCGCCTGA